In Neodiprion virginianus isolate iyNeoVirg1 chromosome 6, iyNeoVirg1.1, whole genome shotgun sequence, the genomic window TTCCAGTCCTGATCCAGACCTAGTTTACATTGTTGCTGAGGGTTCTATATTAACATACAGCAGAGGCAAAGGCGTTAACCCAACAGGGATAACTCTTAATGAATCTTGCCACCAAGTGGAGGTGATCCAAGTTGATGACAAACATATTGTTTTATGCCTCAGCGAGAAGTACTGTTTATTTGTTGATGGCAAAGAAATTGCTAACAATATAACCAGCTTCTTTGTGCATACggaatttttgttattaacCACACTCCAACATGTTTTGGTAAGCATTGCGCTGGATGGCAATGGATTCCAGAAGTTATTAACACATGATCTGACTGTTGAACCAAGAGAAGGTACAGATAACGAAAAAATGGTCTCAGGTGCGTTATTGCGTTATTTTGTAATCATATTGATTCGTTTCATTTTAATCACATTCATTGATAATAGAAAATGAATGCCAGACAGTGTAATCGAATACATTACATGATGTCACTATAGGTTTGAGTCTGAGGCGTGTAGAACGAGGATCAAAATTGATAATGGCTGTACCAAAAGATACCAGAACTATTTTGCAAATGCCTCGTGGAAATTTAGAGTGTATTCAACCCAGAGCTCTATCTCTATACGTTATTGGTACATATTTGAATGAGTTGAATTACCATGCTGCTTTTGATTTGATCCGGAAACAGAGgattaatttgaatttgatattTGATCATGATCCAGATTTGTTTATTGCAAATGCTGAAAAGTTTATTGAGGATATAAAAAATCCAAACTGGTTGAGCCTGTTTCTATCAGAATTGCAAGAAGAAGATGTTACCTCTACAATGTACTCGAGTTGTTACTCCCGCAAAGTAAAACAGAACCACATATTGAATCAAGTACCTAGTTCTACAGATAAGCTGACAATTTCTTCTGGCAAATGTGAAGAAAATTCGCCAAGTAAAAATAAGGTCGAACACGTTTGTGAACTTCTGAGAAATCATATGGAGGCAAGACTTGATGCAGACAGATTGCTGCTACCGATTCTTACTAGCTTGGTAAAAAAACACGAGGTCAAAGATTTGGAAGCAGCTCTGGTGAAAGTGAAGGCGATTAAAAAGTTGGAAAGTCAATCTGAAGCGAAGCTGCACAGTTCATCGGAAGAAGCGTTGAAATATTTGCTGTACTTAGTTGACGTTAACACATTGTTTGATATTGCCCTTGGAATGTATGATTTCGACTTGGTGATGCTCGTCGCAGCAAAATCTCAAAAAGACCCTAAGGAATACGTCCCGTTTCTAAATGATTTACGACAATTGGATGAAGATTACATGCGGTTTTCTATCGACGTACACTTGAAACGTTATGAAAGTGCTTTGAATAATATCTCAAAGTGTAAAGATCGTTTtgatgaatgtaaaattttgattaaaacgcaaaatttacattccaaagcattgaaattgtttaaatcAAACAGCAAAGAGTACAAAGAAATCGCTGAAATTTACGGAGAATATCTCATCGCGTcgagaaaatttcaagaagCAGCAATTATGTTTACTCGGAGTAATAATCTCGTTAAAGCTTTGAATGCTTTTAAGTTGGCTGGGGATTGGCGTGAAGCTATCGTCATTGCGCAGGAAATGAAGTTGAGGTGACAATAACTTCTCACAcattcaaatataattatctAAATAGTTGACTCTTAGGATGTGattgcataaatttttattcacacatCTTATCTGGCACAATCTATCCGGAGATTTAATACATCAGTTTCTTTAGTGTTACAGATTTGCAGTGTTTATATCAGGATTTAGTAAGGCAGTTGAAAGACACCAGAAAATATGCTGATGCTGCCATTATTTTAATGCACTATTTGCACGAACCCGAAGACACTGTTGCTACTTTGTGCGAAGGCAAGCTGTGGCACGAAGCATTGAGGATCGCTTATCAAGTAGAGCGCCTGGATATAATTGGTAAGGACATAATAACAACTTTATAGCTATGCCTAATGCGGTTTTTCAGTGACGACACTATACAATAAAAAACTATACTTTATTGTTTCAAGTAAACTTTTAATTTGCATTTATGCACCCAATTATCTAATGATACTGTAAATCTTTTGTAGAAACTCACATAAAGCCTGGTGTTCAAGAGCATGCTGACTacatgatttcaaaaattattaaaaatcaaacagATTTTATCAAGTTCAGAGAGCGATTGAGCATTGTTAGAGCCGAAAAGTCACTGAAAGAATTGCAACTAAGAGATGTTGGTGATGGAGATCACGAGTTCAACCCTATGATGGGAGACTCTGATTTGTTTAGTGACACAAGTAGCATTGCTGGATCAATGACAAGCCGTGGGTCTCAGTCTTCTAGACTATCTGGGtaagtattgaaatttttaagcGAATTGTTTAATCGGAATAATTAGCGTGGTTACAAGTATTTCAAAACGTATTTATTGTATCAAATTAAGATATGTTGTTTAATATGATTGATGTATTGTTCTTCCACTTCTATACACAGAAAAAGTTATCGATCTAGTAAAAACAGGAGAAAACATGAACGAAAACTTCACAGTTTGCGTGAAGGCAGTATATACGAAGATTTAGCTCTAATAAGTGCATTGCATGGAATCGTAACCACAACTTACGCAGACAGAGGTAATTCACTGTCATATCACCTTCAAATATATCATGCAATcgtttgaaaacaaataaatgctTCAAGCCATTACATTCGATTTCTTCCAGCGGAGATTAACTCACTCATGAGGATATTGCTGCGATTCTATAACGACGGTTGTGCAGAAAAGTTGCAAAATTCGATGGAAGAATTATTGAATCAAATTGAAAGTGGAAAACTGGAAATCTGGTCTGAGTACCTGCATAATGGTTCTGCAGATTCTGTAAGTGGCTCGATCATTTTCCTCCAGAAAATTacttatttacatttttcaaaagtgctgttGCCTTGCACCtggtgtttctttttttatcacgatcaagtttccaaaattatcAATTGAAGGATTATTTTTGGGCCATCTTCTAACGTTACTCTTCTTAATTCGCAGGCACTGGGTACACATTTCGAAAGTTCTCAACCTGGACAAGGAGACGTACCTGAGCCATCTTTGGGTAAGGATAATTAACCGTTGACACAATAATGATTATTGATTAAAATTGTGACGTCTCTTTGAGTAATTTTTGGCTGAAGATAACATGCTTAGTGGAGATTTCAACTGTTTCAGAACCGCATTTGCGGTATCCACCTGTAGCAAATCCCAGTATCTGGCAACTCGACGTGATATCATCAAAGCCAAAGTCAATATCAAacacttaaaaaaaaaatggtgctCTTAAAAAAATGGGAGTTTGAGTATTACTAAACGAACTACTGAACGTGTAAATCGCTGATTTTTTATTGAGTCAGTAATTGATTTTAAGTGATCACGGATCGAAGTGATTAAGTTTTGCTGACCCAGCAAAGAAGAAgtcgaataatttattaaagaTGATATTAAGTTTTCTTTTCCGACATAAAGACAGTGATatgattaaatttataaaatttctggaATAAATAACCATACAATACCACAAATCGAAGCTTGGATTGatatatgataataattgtgttCAACGGTGCTCGTAGAACggtaattatataatattgctATATCACTTCATATTTCGATAGTTTatttatgtttaaaaaattatataatacaaaGGCACGTTTCTGAATCCACCGGCAATACTAACTCACCAGATAACTATGGAACATGCAAATAACAAAGTGGTAATTATCATTTCTCAATCCTGTTCTTCGCTTCGCTTGTCCTTGTGGTTTTTAATGTGCCCGTGTCCGTAGTGATCGTGGCCATAGTGTTCGATTCCATGACTATGACCGTAGTGATCATGACCATGCCCGTAGTGGTCGTGGCCATGTCCGTAGTGATGGGGCCCGT contains:
- the LOC124308178 gene encoding putative elongator complex protein 1, giving the protein MKNLRVLQQSYIELKNLEASLDSEVLTSLTAEILCCLDNDGGGFYVYKNNNVYHIATGIFEYFHVGNENVVDSKLVGFAFCDSTRQIYLAYSCGRLFTIEIDLPDPQAEFSAQINEGLCAIKLSPDHEIITLVTANDTVIVMTSGFHVITEFDLNSTTFGEKQFVTVGWGKKETQFHGSEGKSAAKAKPSSIEKSDSDDGLPRVSWRGDSMLFAVSFLTKETNIRLFKVFSREGVLQYTSEPSSGLEENLAWKPSGNLIAITQRFPNKHVVSFFEKNGLKHREFTLPFEPKEIMVKDLQWSTDSDILAIWCLNINDGSTRVQLWTENNYHWYLKQTILFSKNNPLLHISWSTVSGCEKKLLVLTKLKYLVYTFCWTVSHSRGTNQTDKALVGVIDGDRALLTGFRDAVVPPPMAHQALQIDEPINEVVFAPEIQNKDSWMNSNVLFTLLENNQLAFYKQVPNLVEYGHIKTYKIEWEIPNPIPESVPYSMHHYLWYKEDTILCTAPLGLNSVLCIIDIDGINPEKNGRLVVRDVHTVTGAIQHIVSSPDPDLVYIVAEGSILTYSRGKGVNPTGITLNESCHQVEVIQVDDKHIVLCLSEKYCLFVDGKEIANNITSFFVHTEFLLLTTLQHVLVSIALDGNGFQKLLTHDLTVEPREGTDNEKMVSGLSLRRVERGSKLIMAVPKDTRTILQMPRGNLECIQPRALSLYVIGTYLNELNYHAAFDLIRKQRINLNLIFDHDPDLFIANAEKFIEDIKNPNWLSLFLSELQEEDVTSTMYSSCYSRKVKQNHILNQVPSSTDKLTISSGKCEENSPSKNKVEHVCELLRNHMEARLDADRLLLPILTSLVKKHEVKDLEAALVKVKAIKKLESQSEAKLHSSSEEALKYLLYLVDVNTLFDIALGMYDFDLVMLVAAKSQKDPKEYVPFLNDLRQLDEDYMRFSIDVHLKRYESALNNISKCKDRFDECKILIKTQNLHSKALKLFKSNSKEYKEIAEIYGEYLIASRKFQEAAIMFTRSNNLVKALNAFKLAGDWREAIVIAQEMKLSVTDLQCLYQDLVRQLKDTRKYADAAIILMHYLHEPEDTVATLCEGKLWHEALRIAYQVERLDIIETHIKPGVQEHADYMISKIIKNQTDFIKFRERLSIVRAEKSLKELQLRDVGDGDHEFNPMMGDSDLFSDTSSIAGSMTSRGSQSSRLSGKSYRSSKNRRKHERKLHSLREGSIYEDLALISALHGIVTTTYADRAEINSLMRILLRFYNDGCAEKLQNSMEELLNQIESGKLEIWSEYLHNGSADSALGTHFESSQPGQGDVPEPSLEPHLRYPPVANPSIWQLDVISSKPKSISNT